The Nitrosococcus watsonii C-113 genome includes the window GCCGATGTTGTTTTGCCTCCCTATTTACTGACCGAGCCATTATTTATCGCGAAAATCACGGCTTCGATCACCTGAAGGTAGCGCTTTCAGTCGGCATCCAGAGGATGGTCCGCTCGGATCGGGCCGGCGCCGGGGTGATGTTTTCCATCGACACGGAGAGCGGATTTCCTGATGCAGTGCTCATCAATGCCGCCTGGGGACTGGGCGAGAGTGTGGTCCAGGGAAGCGTGGACCCGGATGAATATATGGTTTTTAAACCCTTGCTCAAAAACTCCGCCTATTGCCCCATTATCAAGAAAAAAATTGGCAAGAAAGCTCAAAAAATTGTTTATACCACGGAAGGGGAAAAACCCATACAAACCCTCGATACCGCTACCAAAGAGCGTCTTTATCCAGTATTAAACGATGACGAAATTCTCACCCTGGCCCGATGGGCAGCCACTATCGAAGATCATTACGGCTTCCCCATGGATATTGAGTGGGCTAAAGATGGAATAACCCATGAACTTTTTATTGTCCAGGCCCGCCCAGAAACTGTTCACTCTCGCAAAGAAGATTCCTTGCTCAAGACTTATACCCTAAAACAAAAGGGGAAACATTTGCTCAGCGGGCTTAGCATTGGCAGCGCCATTGCGGCGGGTAAAGTCTGCAAATTACATAGCACTGCTGATATCGATCGCTTTGAAGATAATAGTGTACTGGTCACCGACATGACCGATCCGGATTGGGTCCCCATTATGAAACGAGCCGCGGCCATCGTCACCGATCAGGGTGGGCGTACTTCCCATGCCGCCATTGTTAGCCGAGAATTAGGACTCCCTGCCATTGTAGGTACCGGCAAGGGTACCGAAATTTTACAGAGCGGCCAAGCCATCACCGTCTCCTGCGCTGAAGGGGATGAAGGTTTTATCTACGAAGGCATTGCCGATTTTGAAACCCAAGATCTTTCCCTAGAAGATATTCCTAGCACTAAAACTCAGGTCATGCTTAATCTGGCGCATCCGGCAGGCGCCCTGCGCTGGTGGCCATTGCCTAGCGATGGGGTAGGCTTGGCCCGAATGGAATTTATTATCAATAATCTCATCAAAATCCACCCCATGGCTCTCATCCGATGGAATAAGCTAGAAGATTCGGAAGCCCGCCAAAAAATTGATGAATTAACGGCCACCTGGGAGGATAAACCTCAATATTTCGTCGATACCTTGGCCCA containing:
- the ppsA gene encoding phosphoenolpyruvate synthase → MAEQYVRWLENLVSHDVPLVGGKNASLGEMIQQLQETGIQVPEGFATTAQAYWDFLEANHLKEKIAQQLEELRKDQQLLAKVGETIREWFYEADFPAPLAQAITQAYKQLAEQIGRQNPDVAVRSSATAEDLPEASFAGQQASFLNISGEENLLDACRCCFASLFTDRAIIYRENHGFDHLKVALSVGIQRMVRSDRAGAGVMFSIDTESGFPDAVLINAAWGLGESVVQGSVDPDEYMVFKPLLKNSAYCPIIKKKIGKKAQKIVYTTEGEKPIQTLDTATKERLYPVLNDDEILTLARWAATIEDHYGFPMDIEWAKDGITHELFIVQARPETVHSRKEDSLLKTYTLKQKGKHLLSGLSIGSAIAAGKVCKLHSTADIDRFEDNSVLVTDMTDPDWVPIMKRAAAIVTDQGGRTSHAAIVSRELGLPAIVGTGKGTEILQSGQAITVSCAEGDEGFIYEGIADFETQDLSLEDIPSTKTQVMLNLAHPAGALRWWPLPSDGVGLARMEFIINNLIKIHPMALIRWNKLEDSEARQKIDELTATWEDKPQYFVDTLAQGIARIAASQYPKPVIVRMSDFKTNEYADLIGGRAFEPKEPNPMLGWRGASRYYSEDYREGFALECRAIRKAREKIGLDNIIIMIPFCRTPAEADKVLEVLAENGLTRGEHGLQVYVMCEIPSNVILARQFADRFDGFSIGSNDLTQLVLGVDRDSNRLAPLFDEQDDAVKEMIATVIRYAHEKQRKIGLCGQAPSDYPEFAHFLVQANIDSISVNPDSFVKVKKQIATAEKKEG